GCCGGGCCGGATTCGACACCCTGGGCACCGTCGTGACGCAGGCCCCGGAGCACGTCATCGACAACGAGAAGGCACTGGCCAAGGCTGGTGACGACCCGAAGAAGCGCCGTAAGGTGGTGCGCAAGAAGCCACCGGAGGGGTCGATCGGCTGGGGCAAGCCGACCTTCGAGCGGCTGGTCGATGCCGAGCCGGAGCCGCTGACCTCCAGCTTCCAGGTCAGCCACGCGATGCTGCTCAACGTGATCAGCCGCCCGGGTGACGCCTTCGCGGCCATGCGTCACCTGCTGACCGACAACCACGAGGACCGGGCGGCGCAGCGCCGGCACATCCGCCGGGCGATCGCGATCTACCGGGCGCTGCGCGCCGGCGGCGTGGTCGAGCAGCTGCCGGAGCCGGACGCCGAGGGCCGACGGGTCCGGCTCACCGTCGACCTGCAGTTGGACTTCGCACTCAACCAGCCGTTGTCGCCGTTCGCGCTGGCCTCCTTCGAGCTGCTCGACGTCGAGTCCCCGACGTACGCCCTGGACGTGTTGTCGATCATCGAGGCGACGTTGGACGATCCCCGGCAGATCCTCTCCGCGCAGCAGCACAAGGCGCGCGGCGAGGCGGTGGCGCAGATGAAGGCCGACGGCATCGAGTACGAGGCCCGGCTCGAACTACTCGACCAGGTGACCCATCCGAAGCCGCTGGCCGAGCTGCTGGAGATGGCGTACGAGACGTACCGGCGGGGCCATCCGTGGGTGGCCGACCACGAGGTGGCGCCGAAGGCGGTCGTCCGCGACATGTACGAGCGGGCGATGACCTTCACCGAGTACGTCAGCTTCTACGGGCTGTCCCGCTCAGAGGGTCTGGTGTTGCGGTACCTGGCAGACGCGTACCGGGCGCTGCGTCAGACGGTGCCCGACGACGCCAAGACCGAGGAGCTGATCGACCTCATCGAGTGGCTGGGTGAGCTGGTCCGCCAGGTCGACTCCAGCCTGATCGACGAATGGGAGCGGCTGCGTAACCCGACCGACCCGGAGGCGCCGGTGGTGGCCGACGACCGACCACCGGCGGTCACCGGCAACCTGCGGGCGTTCCGGGTGCTGGTGCGCAACGCGATGTTCCGGCGGGTGGAGCTGGCGGCGTTGCGCCGCTTCGACGAACTGGGCGAGTTGGACGCCGGGTCCGGATGGGACGCCGACGCCTGGGCGGACGCGCTGGACGACTACTTCGCCGAGCACGACCAGATCGGCACCGGGCCGGACGCCCGTGGCCCGGCACTGCTGATGATCACGCAGGAGCGGGAGCGGTGGCTGGTCCGGCAGATTCTGGCGGATCCGGCCGACGATCACGACTGGGGCATCAGCGCCGAGGTCGACCTGGCGGCGTCGGACGAAGCCGGAGCGGCGGTCGTGCGGATCACCGACGTCGGTCAGATGTGATCGGCGCGGGTTCGACCGAGATCGGCTCTTGATCGGCGTCAGCGCCGATCGTCGTCGGTGAGCCGCTCGTCCGGCCAGAGGCCGGCGTAGCGGAGCACCGCCCGGACCCGGTGTGCCTTGCCCGGATCCCAGCGGTCCAGGACCGCTAGCGCCTTGGTGAATGGGTCGCACAGTGCTCTCGCACCGCACGCACGGCATTCGCCGAATCGATTCGGCAGGTGGGTCGTGGCGATGTCACGCGCCCGGTTGACGACGACGTCCCCGGAGGCGGTACGGCGGATCGCGCCGATCAGTGTCACGCCGGCGGCGGGCCAGCGGAGCCGAAAGGCGCGCTCGATTCCGGCCTCGCCGGGGGACCATCGGGGTCGCGGTGTTCGGTTCGGTGCGCCGTGGTCGAGGTCGGGCCGGGACGGGGCGTCGGACTGGGGCCGCGCATCGGGCCGGCGTCGGGCAGCGGCAGATGTGTAGCGGGCCATGCGTGGTGTACCACCGATTCCGTCGTTGCGAAGCATTCATCCCCCTCGAATCGAACACGAGTCAGCAACCTGTCCCCTTCCACCCTGGACTGTCGGCCACGGCAAGTGGAAGATGGGCGGCGACCCGGCGTAGTTGGTGAATGACCACACCAAGATCGGGTGCTCAACTGCGGCGTTGTGAGGGATGTGAAGGTATTGTGAGCGGCAGCGAGTATCTGGTAGGAGAACTGCGTAGGCTTCGGGAGATGCTCGGGCTCACGCAGGAGGCATGGGGAGACCGAGTCCACTTCTCGACGTCGCATGTCGGGTCGATAGAACGTGGCGACCGACCGGCGCTTCCGGACTACCTGGGAGCGGTCGACAAGGCATTCGGAACGGCGTTCGTGAATTTCTATCGCGAATTCGTCGTCGGCGAGCGGGCTCCGGTGTGGTACCGCCCATTCATTGAGCACGAGAGCCGGGCAACCATGATCCGGATCTACCAACCGCTGATAGTCCCCGGGTTGCTGCAAACGGCCGCGTACGCGCGAGCGGTGCTGGCCGCACACGGGCTGCACGGGGACGAGTTGGAGACGGCGCTGACCACCCGGCTCGGTCGCCAAGAGGTGCTGAACCGTCCGCAGCCCTGTCGGCTCGTCGCCGTGCTCGACGAAAGCGCGTTGCTGCGCAGGGTCGCCGAGCCCGAGGTGATGCGAGAGCAGCTGAAGGCGGTGGCGGCGGCAGGCGAACGTCCACACATCAGTGTGCAGGTGGTGCCGGCCGACGCGGCCGCACATCCCGGGCTCGATGGTCCGTTCGTCATCGCGACGGTGGATGGACGTTCTGTCGGCTATCTGGAAGGACACCTGCAGGGCCGCGTGGTGGAGAGTCCGGACGACACGGCCGACCTTGAACGCATCTGGGAAGGTATCCGGGACTACGCTCTACCCGGCCACCAAAGCCTGGACATGATCATGAGGACGGCTGAGACATGGATCTGAATATTGCTCCACTTTGGCACAAGAGCAGCTATAGCGACAGCTCGTCCTGTATAGAGGTCGCCGGAAACCTGCCCGAACGAGTGCTGGTCCGCGACACCAAGGACCGCGATGGCGGCACCCTGACCTTCGCGCCCACCGCCTGGTCGGCGTTCCTCGACCTGGCGACAACGGACCGGACGGTCAACCGGACAACCGGTCGTTAGCAGCACCGTGACCAGTTCGAGGATCACGTGACGGACAACCGGCCGGCCCACCGCTAGCCATCCGGTAACACGTGTAGCCGCCCGGTAACACGTGGTCGAGCATGTCGATCATCGCACTGGGCCCGCCCGACGACCCGTACCTCGTGGTCGTCGCGGGCAGCGGTCGGGACGGCCGCCTCGGCGGCCAGAGCGTCCGCTGGTCGGGCCCAGTGCGATGATCAGCAGAACGTACGGAAGGCGACACCGCCGCATCGTCGGTGGCGACGACGCCGTCAGTCGCCGTCAGTCGCGGCGTAGGCCACGGTCGAGGAAGTCGACCATCCACTCGAAGCTCTCGTCGATGTCCGCCGTCAACTGGAAGCCCTTCGACTGCTCGAGGGTGGCGAAGCCGTGCAGGGCGCTGCGCAGCGTACGCAGCGCGTGAATCCGCTCGGCCGGGGCGACCGGGTAGCCGCGCAGCACCGCCGAGAGCGACTCCAGCGCCCGTGCGCTGGACGCCCCGAAATCGGCGTCGCGCGCCGCGCCCACGGTGGCCGCGTACCGGCCGGGGTGTTCGGTCACGTAGGAGCGGATCACCCGCGCCGCAGCGGTCAGCGCGTCGCGCCCGGCGACGCCCTGCAGGGCGTCGCGCAGCGCGTCATCCAGCTCGGTCATCGCCAGCGCCGCGATGCCCTGCTGCAGCTCGGCGAGACTGTCGACGTGTTTGTACAGCGACGGGGTGCGCACCCCGAGCCGCTGGGCGACCACGGCCATGGTCAGCGCGGCAAAGCCCTGCTCGTCGGCGACCATCGCACCGGTGGCGATCACCGTGACCCGGTCGAGGCCGGCTCTAGGCACGAACGGCCTCGGCGACGAACGGAAGCATGAGCGCCATCAGCTGATCGGGATACTGGGTGTGCGGATAGTGTCCGGCACCGTCGATCATCGCCAGCGTACCCAGGCCTTCGGGCAGCGCCGCGACGATCGCCTCGCCTTCGGCTCGCGGGTCGGCCCAGTCGGGATCGAGCGTTCCTTCGACGACCAGTACGGGGCGGCGGACGTTGCCGAGCTGCGCACCGGCGTCGGCCGGGCTGGACTGGCCCATCTTCCGCAGCACCGTCATCCGGCCGGGCTCACGCAGGCGGGCCTCGGTCCGGGCCAGCTGCTCGGCCCAGTCGGCCGGCCGTTGCCCGGGGAAGGCGACGTCCAGGTAGCCGAGCCACTGCCGGACGCTGCCGAACATGCCCGCGCCCAGCAGCCGGGTCATGCCCTGCCGGTACCGCTTGACCCGCAGGTCACCGAGGCTGATCGACTGTTTCCGAGTGAACGGTGCGAGCTCGACCACGGCGGTGATCAGTTCGGGCGCGGTGGCCGCTGCGATCGTGGCCGCCCCGCCGGAGATCGAGTGCCCGGCCAGGACGGCCGGACCACCCAGGTGCCGGATCAGCGCGACCAGATCGCCGGCGATGTCGGTACGGGAGTACGACGGCCAGCCGACGCTGGACTCACCGGTACCCCGCAGGTCGGTGGCGGCGACCCGGTAGCCGGCCGCGACCAGCTGCGGGACGACGAACCGGTACGCGGAGCGGCTCTCGCCCATGCCGGGTGCGAGAACCACGAGGGGGCCGTCGCCGGTCACCTCGTAGGCGATGCGCCCGCCGTCGACGGACAGGTACGCGGTCATCACAGCCTCCCGTTTAGCTAACTTATGTAGCCTGAAAGCTAACACCGTTAGCCATCGCCGTCAACCCACCCCAGCCGACAGGAGCACACGCCAGCCCTCCCCCGCCCAACCGAACGCGCGCAGCGTGATCAAAGACTGGGCACAGCGTCACTTCTCGATTAGAATGGGTGTACTAATCCGGCTCCTGACCTGGGAAGGAACGCCGTGATCGCACCCCCTCCTGCCACCGCTTCGAGCCCGACCGCCACACCGACCAACCCCACCCCGGTGCCGTACGCGACCCTGCTCGGTTTCACCCGTTATGTCGGGCAGTCCGGGCCGGCGAAGGCCACCTTCGTCGGCGGGCTGCGTCGGCAGCGGGCCAGCCGCTCCGGGTTCAACCCGCACGGGCAACTGGTCAAGGCGCTCAAGGCCGACATCCGGTTCCGCACCGGCGGCAGCCACCTGGCCGCCGTCGGCGGGCAGGTCGCCCAGCGCTGGCAGCCGCTGTACGCGACCCTTGTTCCAGGCGCCCAGCGCTACCTGGAGTCGCTGGGTGACCTGAGCCAGGTGGAGCTGGCGCAGACCCACGACGCGCTCGGCATGGTCGGCAACCTCCCCGTCAAGATCAACCCGCACTTCGGCCTGCGGTACGCCGACGGGCACGCCGAAGCGGTCCGGATCCACTTCGACGACCAGCCACCGAACCCCGACGCGTACACCGCGACCCTGCACCTGATGGCCCGGCACATGGACCAAGTGCTGCCGCACGCCGAACCCGTGCTCGTCGATCTGCGGCGCGGCACCACGTTCCGACGCCCGGACGTCACCTCCCGCCCCGACCAGGTGGAGCGCTGGCTGGCCGGCGAAGCCGCCGCCTTCACCGCGATCTGGTCCACCACCGCCTGACCCGTCCAGGCAACCATCGCCCCTTTATGCGATCACGGGTGCGCCGAGGGTACGCCGCCACGTGCGGCGTATCCTCGGGCACCGGTGAACCTGTGGACCGAACTTCGCGCCGGTGCCGTCCTGTTCGAGGACGACACCGCCCTGGTGCTGAACAAACCCTCCGGCGTGTCGGTGATGGGCGAACGGCACGGCACCGACCTGGCCCGCCTCGCCGAGGAAGCCGGCGAGCCGGTCTTCCCGGTGCACCGCATCGACAAGAACACCTCCGGGGCGGTCCTGTTCGCCAAAGACCTACGCCACCACGGTGACCTGACCCGGCAGTTCAACCGCCGTACCGTGGAAAAGGTGTATCTGGCCGTGGCGTCGGCCGCCGCCGACGCCGCGCCGCTGCCCGAGGTCGGCCTCGTCGACCTGCCGCTGAGCGTCGGCCGCAAGAACCGGGTCCGGGTCGCCGGCAACCGCGCCGACATCGGCTTCGACGCCGCCACCGCCCGCTGGTCGCTCCCCGTCGGGGCCGAGTTCGACCACGTGAAGACCTATCCGTCGCAGAGCCGGCTGACCGACGTCGCCGCCGGCTCCGACCGGGTCACCACCGGATCCGGTACGCCGGCAGCCGACGCCACGCACCGGCTGCTCGCCGTCGCGCCGCTCACCGGTCGACGCCACCAGATCCGGGTGCACCTGGCCTGGATCGGGCACCCGATCGTCGGTGACCCGCTGTTCGACCGGACGGCCGCCGACAATGGGTTGCGGACACACCTGCACGCCTGGCGGCTCGGCTTCGACACCACCGACGGCAAACGGGTCGACGTGACGGCCACCCCCGACGCCGACTTCTGGCAGCCGCTGCCCAGCGGCGCACCCGATGATGCCGAGCTGGACCGGGCGTACCAGCGGGTGTCACGCGACTGAGTACCCGGCGTCCACACCCATCAGCGGGATCGCGATACCTGTCCGAACGACCGCGTCACAGGCATCGGTGGTGGTGAACAGCTCCAGCAGGTCGCGGCCCGCGCAGTCGGCACCGAGGTGCTGGTCGAGGCGTGCGGGGTCGAGCAGCACGAACCCGTGAGCCTCGGGAAAGCAGCCGGTGAGGCGGACGGCCGGGAAAAGGCCATGGCGTCGACGCTACAATGATCGACAGCGCGCCGGGGATCGCGCCGAGACTCGCCGGAAGGCTCAAAGCCACCCCAATTGTCTGGTGTGAGCGACAGACACCGCAGCTCTGAATCCGCCCGTGCGAGTCCGGGTCGCAGAGCGAGGTTCCCGTGAAGACGCTCCCCGACAACGCACACCTGCGCCACCTGCGGCAGCAGGCCAAGGAACTACTGGCCGGGCTGCGTGACGTCGATCCGACCGCGACGCTGGCCGACGCGCAGGCGACGCTGGCCGGCCAGTACGGCTTCCGTACCTGGCCAGAACTCAAAGCCGAGGTCGACCGGATGCACGGGCGGGCCGACACCACCGACCCGGCCCTCGCCCAGGTGATCGCCGACCGGTTCGGCCTCGGCACCGTCGCCGGCCCGATGCGCTCGCTGGCTCGTCCGGACGCCATCGGCCGCCGCTGGTCGATCACCACCGACCGGGGACGGTTCACCGTCCGTACGATGGACACCTGGCTGCCGATCGTCGACGCCGACACCGACTTCGCCCTGCAGCAGGCCGCCGCCGCAGCCGGTGTGCTGTTGCCGGGCCCGATACGCGGCCGCGACGGCGAGGTCGTCGAGTCGATCGGTGGACACCGGTGGCGGGCGTACCAGCACCTGCCGGCCGGGCCGCCGCTCGCGGCCCCGGTGAGCGCGGCGGTCGCCGGTGCGGTCGGCGACGTGCTCGCCACGCTGCACGGCCTGGCGTTGCCGGTCGACCGGGTCAGCCCGTGGCACGCCAAGCGGCTCGGCCCGGCCAGTTGGGCCGGGCTGGCGGCCACCGCGACCGCCCGGCAGGTGCCCTGGGCCGGGCAGTTGGCGGCGGCGGTGCCGGCCCTGGAGGACCTGGCCGCGATCGGCCGCGACGTGCCGGTGCCGGGGGCGGTGCTGACCCACAACACGCTCGGCCCGGCGCAAGCCCGACTCGCCCCCGACGGTCGCCTCGTCGTCGTCGGCTGGGAGCACGCCGGTGGCCAGCCGCCGGCCTGGGAGGTGGCGAACGCGCTGCTGGACTGGGCGGTAGCCCCGCACGGTCGGGTCGACACCGTCGACACCGTCGACACCGTCGGCGCGCGGGCGCTGGTCGACGGCTACCGTCGGCGGGCCGGTGGTGTGCCGACGCTGTGCCTGGCCGACTTCCGGGGTGCGGCGACCGGTCTGGGCAACTACGCGTCCGAGCAGATCGAGGCGGCGTTGGCGGCCGGGACGACCGACGAGCGGCGGTACGCCGACCGCAGTGTCCGCCACCTGCTGACGCAGCTGCCGACCCGGACCACTCTGGAGCGCCTGCTCGACGCGGTGACCTGATCCAGGGGCAGGCAGGGCAGAAACCCAGGCGACCGGGCGGGGTGCGGCGGGTATCGTGGTCACCGTCATGAACCCGCCCTCCCCTGCGCGCTCCGCCTCTGAACTCCTGAAACTCCTCCCCGAGTTGACTCTTCGTGACGAGCGGCGGTTGCACCGGCGCCTCGACGGGGTGCGCAAGGTCCGGGATCCGCAGGCCCGCCAGTCGACGCTCGACGAGATCGCCGGCGCGGTCGCGTCGGCGCAGCAGGCGGTGCAGCGGCGGCGGGACGCGGTGCCGCAGGTCAGCTACCCGGCCGGGCTGCCGGTCAGCGAACGCGCCGACGACATCGCGGCGGCGATCCGCGACCACCAGGTGGTGATCGTGGCCGGGGAGACCGGCTCGGGCAAGACCACCCAGATCCCGAAGATCTGTCTGGAGCTGGGTCGTGGCGTGCGCGGGCTGATCGGGCACACCCAGCCGCGCCGGCTGGCCGCCCGTACGGTCGCCGACCGGATCGCCGACGAACTCGGCACCACCCTCGGCGACGTGGTCGGCTACAAGGTCCGGTTCACCGACCAGGTCGGCGGCCAGACCCTGGTGAAGCTGATGACCGACGGGATCCTGCTGGCCGAGTTGCAGCACGACAAGATGCTGCGCCAGTACGACACGTTGATCATCGACGAGGCGCACGAGCGCAGCCTGAACATCGACTTCATCCTCGGCTACCTCAAGCAGCTGCTGCCCCGCCGCCCCGACCTGAAAGTGGTCATCACGTCGGCGACGATCGACCCGCAGCGCTTCGCCGACCACTTCTCCGAGCCGGGCCGGCCACCGGTGCCGGTGGTCGAGGTGTCCGGGCGTACCTATCCGGTGGAGGTCCGTTACCGGCCGCTGCTGCGGGAGGCCGCCGACCCCAACGACCCCGACGCCACCCCGACCACCGTGACGCTCGACCAGGTCGACGGGATCGGCGAAGCGGTCGAGGAGCTCGCCGCCGAAGGCCCCGGTGACATCCTGGTTTTCCTCAGCGGCGAACGGGAGATCCGCGACGCCGCCGACGCGCTCGGCAAGCTGGTCGCCAACCGGCCCCGGCTGCGCGACACCGAGATCCTGCCGCTGTACGCCCGGTTGTCCGCCGCCGAGCAGCACCGCATCTTCCAGCCGCATCCGGGCCGGCGGGTGGTGCTGGCGACCAACGTCGCCGAGACGTCGCTGACCGTGCCAGGTATCACATACGTCATCGACCCGGGCACGGCGCGGATCTCCCGCTACAGCAACCGGTTGAAGGTGCAGCGGCTGCCGATCGAGCCGGTGTCGCAGGCGTCGGCCAACCAACGCAAGGGCCGCTGCGGGCGTACCTCGGACGGGATCTGCATCCGGCTGTACGACGAGGCCGACTTCGAGTCGAGACCGGAGTTCACCGATCCGGAGATCCTGCGGACCAACCTGGCCTCGGTGATCCTGCAGATGACCGCGATCGGGTTGGGCGACATCGCCGCGTTCCCGTTCGTGGA
The sequence above is a segment of the Solwaraspora sp. WMMD406 genome. Coding sequences within it:
- a CDS encoding RNA pseudouridine synthase; the protein is MNLWTELRAGAVLFEDDTALVLNKPSGVSVMGERHGTDLARLAEEAGEPVFPVHRIDKNTSGAVLFAKDLRHHGDLTRQFNRRTVEKVYLAVASAAADAAPLPEVGLVDLPLSVGRKNRVRVAGNRADIGFDAATARWSLPVGAEFDHVKTYPSQSRLTDVAAGSDRVTTGSGTPAADATHRLLAVAPLTGRRHQIRVHLAWIGHPIVGDPLFDRTAADNGLRTHLHAWRLGFDTTDGKRVDVTATPDADFWQPLPSGAPDDAELDRAYQRVSRD
- a CDS encoding DEAD/DEAH box helicase; the encoded protein is MTQTAPTLTDLLPRDADPDAVYERFAEWAAGRGLELYPHQDEALIEIVSGANVILNTPTGSGKSLVATGAHFAALADDRVTFYTAPIKALVSEKFFALCEVFGPANVGMLTGDASVNADAPIICCTAEILANLALRDGADADVGQVVMDEFHFYAEPDRGWAWQVPLIELPQAQFVLMSATLGDVSRFVDDLTRRTGRATAVVASAQRPVPLIYSYAMTPLHETLEELLSTHQAPVYVVHFTQAAALERAQALMSINVCTRAEKDAIATAIGNFRFTSGFGRTLSRLVRHGIGVHHAGMLPKYRRLVETLAQAGLLKVICGTDTLGVGINVPIRTVLFTGLSKYDGVRTRLLKAREFHQIAGRAGRAGFDTLGTVVTQAPEHVIDNEKALAKAGDDPKKRRKVVRKKPPEGSIGWGKPTFERLVDAEPEPLTSSFQVSHAMLLNVISRPGDAFAAMRHLLTDNHEDRAAQRRHIRRAIAIYRALRAGGVVEQLPEPDAEGRRVRLTVDLQLDFALNQPLSPFALASFELLDVESPTYALDVLSIIEATLDDPRQILSAQQHKARGEAVAQMKADGIEYEARLELLDQVTHPKPLAELLEMAYETYRRGHPWVADHEVAPKAVVRDMYERAMTFTEYVSFYGLSRSEGLVLRYLADAYRALRQTVPDDAKTEELIDLIEWLGELVRQVDSSLIDEWERLRNPTDPEAPVVADDRPPAVTGNLRAFRVLVRNAMFRRVELAALRRFDELGELDAGSGWDADAWADALDDYFAEHDQIGTGPDARGPALLMITQERERWLVRQILADPADDHDWGISAEVDLAASDEAGAAVVRITDVGQM
- a CDS encoding alpha/beta hydrolase, with amino-acid sequence MTAYLSVDGGRIAYEVTGDGPLVVLAPGMGESRSAYRFVVPQLVAAGYRVAATDLRGTGESSVGWPSYSRTDIAGDLVALIRHLGGPAVLAGHSISGGAATIAAATAPELITAVVELAPFTRKQSISLGDLRVKRYRQGMTRLLGAGMFGSVRQWLGYLDVAFPGQRPADWAEQLARTEARLREPGRMTVLRKMGQSSPADAGAQLGNVRRPVLVVEGTLDPDWADPRAEGEAIVAALPEGLGTLAMIDGAGHYPHTQYPDQLMALMLPFVAEAVRA
- a CDS encoding helix-turn-helix transcriptional regulator, whose amino-acid sequence is MTTPRSGAQLRRCEGCEGIVSGSEYLVGELRRLREMLGLTQEAWGDRVHFSTSHVGSIERGDRPALPDYLGAVDKAFGTAFVNFYREFVVGERAPVWYRPFIEHESRATMIRIYQPLIVPGLLQTAAYARAVLAAHGLHGDELETALTTRLGRQEVLNRPQPCRLVAVLDESALLRRVAEPEVMREQLKAVAAAGERPHISVQVVPADAAAHPGLDGPFVIATVDGRSVGYLEGHLQGRVVESPDDTADLERIWEGIRDYALPGHQSLDMIMRTAETWI
- a CDS encoding phosphotransferase; translated protein: MKTLPDNAHLRHLRQQAKELLAGLRDVDPTATLADAQATLAGQYGFRTWPELKAEVDRMHGRADTTDPALAQVIADRFGLGTVAGPMRSLARPDAIGRRWSITTDRGRFTVRTMDTWLPIVDADTDFALQQAAAAAGVLLPGPIRGRDGEVVESIGGHRWRAYQHLPAGPPLAAPVSAAVAGAVGDVLATLHGLALPVDRVSPWHAKRLGPASWAGLAATATARQVPWAGQLAAAVPALEDLAAIGRDVPVPGAVLTHNTLGPAQARLAPDGRLVVVGWEHAGGQPPAWEVANALLDWAVAPHGRVDTVDTVDTVGARALVDGYRRRAGGVPTLCLADFRGAATGLGNYASEQIEAALAAGTTDERRYADRSVRHLLTQLPTRTTLERLLDAVT
- a CDS encoding DUF397 domain-containing protein, with amino-acid sequence MDLNIAPLWHKSSYSDSSSCIEVAGNLPERVLVRDTKDRDGGTLTFAPTAWSAFLDLATTDRTVNRTTGR
- a CDS encoding TetR/AcrR family transcriptional regulator, coding for MPRAGLDRVTVIATGAMVADEQGFAALTMAVVAQRLGVRTPSLYKHVDSLAELQQGIAALAMTELDDALRDALQGVAGRDALTAAARVIRSYVTEHPGRYAATVGAARDADFGASSARALESLSAVLRGYPVAPAERIHALRTLRSALHGFATLEQSKGFQLTADIDESFEWMVDFLDRGLRRD